In a single window of the Elaeis guineensis isolate ETL-2024a chromosome 6, EG11, whole genome shotgun sequence genome:
- the LOC105046482 gene encoding hypothetical protein At1g04090 produces MLPFPPISLPSMTKGTTSEVTASPTMGNCFGLPTTDLETKFLPVESSFFKLPSPLPSWPSGGGFAKGIIDLGGLEVCQVSTFTKVWATHEGGQDDSGATFFLPSPIPTGFSLLGCYAQPNNRPLFGCVLVGRDTSNEGTLAKPVDYTLLWSSESSNIKQDGNGYFWLPTPPEGYKAVGLIVTNSSEKPSPDDIRCVRLDLTDACENDESIWNNDGFGVNGLRPANRGIQALGVRLGTFIAQANGSPGSSTIACLKNNDCNINYSMPNLSQIQAMMQAYSPWIYFHPDEEFLPSSVSWFFDNGALLYEKGNPSPAPITSNGSNLPQGGSNDGAYWIDLPVDDREKDKVKKGDIPSSKVYLHVKPMLGATFTDVAIWIFYPFNGPAKAKVGPFNLSLGRIGEHVGDWEHVTLRVSNFSGELWRVYFSEHSAGTWVEASQLEFEGGNKPVVYSSLHGHANYSKAGLVLEGNSGSGIGIRNDTAKGKNRIDSGERFEVVGAEYLGSVVTEPPWLNYEREWGPKITYDIGKEINRVARLLPGRLKTALKKVVERLPDEVLGEEGPTGPKEKSNWYMDER; encoded by the exons ATGCTTCCATTCCCACCTATATCCCTTCCTTCCATGACTAAAGGCACTACTTCAGAAGTCACAGCTTCTCCAACCATGGGAAACTGCTTTGGGCTCCCCACCACTGACTTGGAAACAAAGTTTCTGCCcgttgagtcttctttcttcaagcTACCCTCTCCACTACCATCTTGGCCATCAG GTGGCGGATTTGCCAAGGGGATCATAGATCTTGGAGGCCTAGAGGTCTGCCAAGTCTCTACGTTCACAAAGGTGTGGGCTACCCATGAAGGAGGCCAAGATGACAGTGGTGCCACCTTCTTCTTGCCCTCCCCAATCCCCACCGGCTTCTCCCTCCTAGGCTGCTACGCCCAACCCAACAACCGGCCTCTCTTCGGCTGCGTCCTCGTCGGAAGGGACACCAGCAACGAAGGAACCCTCGCAAAGCCCGTGGACTACACGCTCCTGTGGAGCAGCGAGTCTTCCAACATTAAGCAAGATGGCAATGGCTACTTCTGGCTACCAACACCACCCGAAGGCTATAAAGCCGTCGGCCTCATCGTCACAAACTCGTCGGAGAAGCCATCTCCAGACGACATCCGGTGCGTCCGTCTCGACCTCACCGACGCATGCGAGAACGACGAATCCATATGGAACAACGATGGATTCGGTGTCAATGGCCTGAGGCCAGCCAACAGGGGGATCCAAGCCCTTGGTGTGAGGTTGGGCACGTTCATAGCCCAAGCCAATGGCTCTCCTGGCTCTTCCACCATAGCTTGTTTGAAGAACAATGACTGCAACATCAACTACTCCATGCCCAACCTCAGCCAGATTCAAGCCATGATGCAAGCCTACTCCCCATGGATCTACTTCCACCCGGATGAGGAGTTTCTCCCCTCCTCCGTGAGCTGGTTCTTCGACAACGGCGCGCTGCTCTACGAGAAAGGGAACCCAAGTCCCGCTCCCATCACATCGAATGGCTCGAACCTCCCCCAAGGAGGATCCAACGATGGCGCCTACTGGATAGACCTTCCCGTGGACGACAGAGAGAAGGATAAAGTTAAGAAAGGCGATATCCCGAGCTCGAAGGTCTATCTCCATGTCAAGCCAATGCTTGGTGCGACGTTCACAGATGTAGCGATATGGATCTTTTATCCCTTCAATGGACCTGCAAAGGCTAAGGTGGGACCATTCAACCTCTCATTAGGGAGGATAGGGGAGCATGTGGGTGATTGGGAGCATGTCACCTTGAGGGTGAGCAATTTTAGTGGGGAATTATGGAGGGTGTACTTCTCGGAACACAGTGCTGGAACTTGGGTGGAGGCCTCACAGCTAGAGTTCGAAGGAGGGAACAAGCCTGTGGTCTATTCTTCGTTGCATGGCCATGCTAATTATTCCAAGGCAGGACTAGTCCTAGAAGGGAATTCTGGGTCGGGGATTGGGATAAGGAATGACACTGCGAAAGGGAAGAATAGGATCGACAGTGGGGAGAGGTTTGAGGTGGTGGGGGCTGAATACTTGGGGTCCGTGGTCACGGAGCCGCCATGGCTAAACTacgagagagagtggggtccgaAGATCACCTACGACATTGGGAAGGAGATCAATAGGGTGGCGAGGCTGCTGCCTGGGAGGCTCAAGACTGCACTGAAGAAGGTGGTCGAGAGACTCCCTGATGAAGTACTAGGGGAGGAAGGGCCTACAGGACCAAAGGAGAAGAGCAATTGGTACATGGATGAACGTTAG